One window of Fundidesulfovibrio putealis DSM 16056 genomic DNA carries:
- a CDS encoding TIGR03013 family XrtA/PEP-CTERM system glycosyltransferase: MQNHTDDQHTGRLTLKQCALDVLVALTALQLMLVLPHLGLKGLDTSVFASDKAVHFLVIAAFPSMLVGIILAYAAKSRGMVIHLTKTAISILVSYVLFLALEESRIPNRLGQTEIAWGLAVFALLSLSCEMLRSFGMSARRNGGRVLLVGNGIMAQQMKDMVLEHSDRFELVGTVEYPATSQEARSEDAQDIFETAKRLGATKVVISLTERRGVFPLQDMLSCKLSGIEVLDSPAMFERMTGKLLIENITPSWFIFSNGFRVTPLLRATKRTVDVILSAFGLLAFAPIGLLVALAIKLESPGPVFFRQIRVGQGDRNFSLIKFRSMCKDAEKNSGAVWAQKNDCRVTRLGRILRKTRIDEIPQLVNVLKGEMSLVGPRPERPEFVRTLKERIPYYSERHYVKPGVSGWAQVRYPYGASVEDAVEKLRYDLYYIKNISIFLDFKIILKTIAVMLFCRGGR, translated from the coding sequence ATGCAGAATCATACCGATGACCAACACACAGGAAGGCTGACGCTGAAGCAATGCGCCCTGGATGTGCTCGTCGCGCTGACCGCGCTTCAGTTGATGCTCGTTCTGCCGCATCTGGGCTTGAAGGGGCTTGATACATCCGTATTTGCGTCCGACAAGGCCGTGCACTTCCTGGTGATCGCCGCGTTTCCCTCCATGCTTGTGGGGATCATCCTGGCCTACGCCGCCAAGAGCAGGGGCATGGTGATCCATCTGACCAAGACGGCGATTTCGATCCTGGTCTCTTACGTGCTGTTCCTGGCCCTGGAGGAGTCGCGCATCCCCAACCGGCTGGGGCAGACCGAAATCGCCTGGGGTCTGGCCGTGTTCGCCCTTCTCAGCCTTTCTTGCGAAATGCTGCGCAGCTTCGGCATGTCGGCCAGGCGCAACGGGGGCCGCGTGCTGCTGGTGGGCAACGGGATCATGGCCCAGCAAATGAAGGACATGGTCCTGGAACATTCGGACCGCTTCGAACTGGTCGGCACCGTGGAATACCCCGCCACCAGCCAGGAGGCCCGCTCCGAGGACGCGCAGGACATCTTCGAGACCGCGAAGCGCCTGGGCGCCACCAAGGTCGTCATTTCACTTACTGAACGCCGGGGCGTGTTTCCGCTCCAGGATATGCTGAGCTGCAAGCTCTCGGGCATCGAGGTCCTCGATTCACCCGCGATGTTCGAACGCATGACCGGGAAACTGCTGATCGAAAACATCACCCCCAGTTGGTTCATCTTCTCAAACGGGTTCCGGGTCACCCCCCTGTTGCGGGCGACCAAGCGCACCGTGGACGTGATCCTCTCGGCCTTCGGCCTGCTGGCCTTCGCGCCGATCGGCCTGCTGGTGGCGCTGGCCATCAAGCTTGAATCCCCCGGACCGGTCTTTTTCCGGCAGATCCGCGTGGGCCAGGGCGACAGGAACTTCAGCCTGATCAAGTTCCGCTCCATGTGCAAGGACGCCGAGAAAAACTCCGGAGCGGTCTGGGCTCAGAAGAACGACTGCCGCGTGACCCGCCTGGGTCGCATCCTGCGCAAGACCCGCATCGATGAGATCCCCCAGCTGGTGAACGTGCTCAAGGGCGAGATGAGCCTGGTCGGGCCTCGGCCTGAGCGCCCGGAGTTCGTCCGGACCCTCAAGGAGCGCATTCCCTACTATTCCGAGCGCCATTACGTGAAGCCGGGCGTTTCCGGCTGGGCTCAGGTACGCTACCCCTACGGGGCCTCCGTGGAGGACGCCGTGGAAAAGTTGCGCTACGACCTTTACTACATCAAAAACATTTCCATATTTCTTGATTTCAAGATAATACTGAAAACCATTGCAGTCATGCTCTTCTGCAGGGGCGGAAGATAG
- a CDS encoding porin family protein yields MRVPLYLTVLLAFFAMPVSSLAGTSEYSMTLGVGEEYNSNVNEKSNAQADWVSKATAVGKVKYQSARIEADGEVDGSFNVYALGNRNDEFKGSALVNAKVTLAEELLFVEAHGTFKQVYNNLIRGETNPTDSTRSQVDQYVTSGRVYMTPRLSDRLSSMIGYEFIGYFYGDGANTDSNINSTSYGSAKNKISNGVFANFVYELTPLWQITLDANTLRQDSRTGGLQRTYVNAGFRWQYSEDGYISAKVGPRYSAYDNGNTSLNPYVDAVWSHTLNRFTAKAILSSLYTENPVATYSTLKKTAGLSLAWQGEKLNLQANASLSNTDGEDTRDSDQLALGVVARYEITPRLMLKAGASRNSTVTSSYTQVRWYANGGLEYSLGKDFSLEGYYRWKIYDSSQGSSLNYNVNIVGLSLKKTF; encoded by the coding sequence ATGCGGGTGCCACTCTATTTGACCGTGCTCCTGGCGTTCTTCGCCATGCCAGTTTCGTCCCTGGCCGGTACGTCGGAATATTCCATGACGCTTGGCGTCGGCGAGGAATACAACTCCAACGTCAATGAAAAATCCAACGCCCAGGCGGATTGGGTCAGCAAGGCGACCGCCGTAGGCAAGGTCAAATACCAGTCTGCCCGGATCGAGGCGGATGGTGAAGTGGACGGCTCTTTCAACGTCTATGCGCTGGGCAACCGAAACGACGAATTCAAGGGCAGCGCGCTGGTCAATGCAAAAGTGACGCTTGCTGAAGAACTGCTCTTTGTGGAAGCGCATGGAACTTTCAAGCAGGTATATAACAACCTTATTCGAGGCGAGACAAATCCCACTGACTCCACAAGGTCTCAGGTTGACCAGTACGTTACAAGTGGGAGAGTATACATGACTCCGCGCCTGTCCGACAGGCTCTCGAGCATGATCGGCTACGAGTTCATAGGGTACTTCTATGGTGATGGAGCAAATACGGATTCTAACATCAACTCAACTTCATATGGAAGTGCCAAAAACAAAATCAGCAATGGAGTGTTTGCGAACTTCGTATACGAGTTGACGCCGCTGTGGCAGATCACTCTCGATGCAAACACCTTACGGCAGGACTCCCGCACCGGTGGATTGCAACGGACGTACGTAAACGCTGGGTTCAGGTGGCAGTACTCCGAGGATGGATACATCTCGGCAAAAGTTGGTCCCAGATATTCAGCCTACGACAACGGCAACACCAGCCTCAATCCCTATGTTGATGCAGTCTGGTCTCACACGCTCAACAGGTTTACGGCGAAGGCGATTCTGTCCTCCCTGTATACGGAGAACCCGGTAGCGACGTACTCCACATTGAAGAAAACCGCAGGGCTTTCCCTCGCCTGGCAGGGGGAAAAGCTGAATCTTCAGGCGAATGCGTCGCTCAGCAACACGGACGGCGAGGACACGCGCGATTCGGACCAACTCGCACTGGGAGTTGTCGCCCGTTACGAGATCACTCCGCGTTTGATGCTCAAGGCCGGGGCTTCCCGCAATTCGACTGTGACCAGCAGCTACACCCAGGTCCGCTGGTATGCGAACGGCGGCCTGGAATATTCCCTGGGCAAGGATTTCTCCCTGGAGGGCTACTACCGCTGGAAAATTTACGATTCGAGCCAGGGCTCCTCACTCAACTATAATGTGAACATCGTGGGTTTGAGCCTGAAGAAAACCTTCTAG
- a CDS encoding FemAB family XrtA/PEP-CTERM system-associated protein gives MRQVEPGAGRIGGQKSLRLLDPDSAVDSGMWDAYVDSAPGASSAHQMGWLRVIKRVFGHETYALAVEAADSTLHGILPLVFLKSRLFGTFLVSMPFLNYGGVLADGREEERLLLAEAAELRERLGAAHVELRHAGTVVEGLPVRSHKVSMLLPLGDSEEALWAKLNAKVRNQVRKAQKSGLTATVCDQALLDGFYAVFAHNMRDLGTPVYPKSFFARILEEFPASSRIIMVELDGKPVAGGLVMWHRGRLEVPWASSLREYNSSCPNNLLYWEAIRFAVGQGLDVLDFGRSTPGGGTYKFKAQWGAAPIQLHWQYMLKPGDSIPDITPTNPRYQAAIAVWKRLPVPVTKVIGPLLVRSIP, from the coding sequence ATGCGCCAGGTAGAACCTGGGGCGGGCCGCATCGGTGGGCAGAAGAGTCTGCGGCTGCTCGATCCCGACTCCGCTGTCGATTCCGGCATGTGGGACGCTTACGTGGATTCCGCTCCGGGCGCGTCATCGGCGCATCAGATGGGATGGCTGCGGGTGATCAAGCGCGTTTTCGGCCATGAGACCTATGCCCTGGCCGTGGAAGCAGCCGACTCGACCCTTCACGGTATCCTGCCGCTGGTCTTTCTGAAGAGCCGCTTGTTCGGCACGTTCCTGGTTTCCATGCCTTTCCTGAATTACGGCGGCGTGCTGGCAGACGGTCGCGAAGAGGAGCGCCTGCTGCTTGCTGAAGCCGCAGAGCTGCGGGAACGCCTGGGCGCTGCCCATGTGGAGCTGCGCCATGCCGGGACTGTCGTTGAGGGTTTGCCTGTCCGTTCCCATAAAGTGAGCATGCTGCTGCCTCTTGGCGATTCGGAAGAGGCCCTGTGGGCCAAACTGAACGCCAAGGTGCGCAACCAGGTGCGCAAGGCCCAGAAGAGCGGGCTGACGGCCACAGTGTGCGATCAGGCCTTGCTGGACGGGTTCTATGCGGTGTTCGCCCACAACATGCGGGACCTGGGGACTCCGGTATATCCGAAATCCTTCTTTGCCAGGATACTTGAAGAGTTTCCGGCATCAAGCCGCATCATCATGGTCGAGCTCGACGGGAAACCCGTCGCCGGCGGGCTGGTCATGTGGCATCGCGGCAGGCTTGAGGTGCCCTGGGCTTCTTCGTTGCGGGAGTACAACTCCTCCTGCCCCAACAACCTGCTCTACTGGGAGGCCATCCGCTTTGCCGTCGGGCAGGGGCTGGACGTCCTGGATTTCGGCCGCTCCACCCCCGGAGGCGGAACGTACAAGTTCAAGGCGCAGTGGGGGGCGGCTCCGATCCAGCTGCACTGGCAATACATGTTGAAGCCTGGCGATTCCATTCCGGACATCACTCCGACCAATCCCCGCTATCAGGCCGCCATCGCGGTCTGGAAACGCCTGCCGGTTCCGGTGACCAAGGTGATAGGCCCTTTGCTGGTACGCAGCATTCCCTGA
- a CDS encoding XrtA-associated tyrosine autokinase has protein sequence MSRIEEALNKAVQTSPGRPVSRAKANAPLASELGEALAPIPSEHTLQTLTAPHSHTAEEYRKLKEALIKESSREGFNNVVLVTSANPKEGKSVTALNLAISLAQEFDYTVLLLDADLRAPKSHTYLGIEPKIGLSDCLQGKADCSEALIRLAIGRLVLLPAGKALPNPAELLSSNKMRQLLQELKHRYPDRFILIDSPPVNMFAETRALAAMADATILVVREGQSSREDISDALEALDHRVMGVVYNGARELPFRKSSHYDHYAYAAPQESGQ, from the coding sequence ATGAGCAGAATTGAAGAGGCCCTCAACAAGGCCGTTCAGACGAGCCCCGGCCGCCCTGTGAGCCGGGCCAAAGCGAACGCGCCTCTTGCATCGGAGTTGGGCGAAGCCCTTGCGCCGATTCCTTCCGAGCACACACTCCAGACGTTGACTGCCCCGCATTCCCATACGGCTGAAGAGTATCGCAAACTCAAAGAGGCGCTCATCAAAGAGTCCAGCCGGGAAGGGTTCAACAACGTGGTGCTGGTCACCAGCGCCAACCCCAAGGAAGGCAAGTCCGTCACGGCCCTCAATCTGGCCATCAGCCTTGCGCAGGAGTTCGACTATACCGTGCTGCTGCTTGATGCCGACCTTCGCGCGCCCAAGAGCCACACGTATCTGGGCATAGAACCCAAGATCGGCCTTTCGGATTGCCTCCAGGGCAAGGCCGACTGCTCCGAAGCACTGATACGTCTCGCCATTGGACGTCTGGTGCTTTTGCCTGCGGGAAAGGCGCTGCCCAACCCGGCGGAGCTGCTCTCGTCCAACAAAATGCGCCAGCTTCTTCAGGAACTCAAGCATCGCTATCCCGACAGGTTCATCCTCATCGATTCGCCGCCGGTGAACATGTTCGCGGAGACTCGCGCTCTGGCCGCCATGGCCGACGCCACCATTCTCGTGGTGCGCGAGGGCCAGTCATCTCGAGAGGACATCAGCGACGCCCTTGAGGCCCTGGATCACCGGGTAATGGGCGTGGTTTACAACGGCGCGCGGGAACTGCCTTTCCGCAAGTCCTCCCACTACGACCACTACGCCTATGCGGCGCCTCAGGAGTCTGGCCAGTGA
- a CDS encoding polysaccharide biosynthesis/export family protein, translating into MTTILSIALTLLMATSALAGDYAIVVGDKLAVAVEGEPDLSIAASVRPDGKITYPHIGEVVAAGLTPTQLGERLASQLKTLVRKPQVSVTIVDGQNDKVYVVGGGVKPTFFALATHKSLLQVLASIEDLSVADLSQASLVRENAVVIKGLRELYEEGDVSRNQELKAGDVIVIPVLKDRFVYVSGAVNSPRTLPYREGMTVLDALMEAGGFTKFASKNDTKIVRRSGDKEEIVKVKGKRLMEGGDSSQNLLLRRGDMVIVEEGFF; encoded by the coding sequence GTGACGACGATTCTTTCCATCGCTCTTACTCTATTGATGGCGACCAGCGCTTTGGCGGGGGATTACGCAATCGTTGTCGGCGACAAGCTGGCTGTAGCGGTCGAAGGCGAACCCGACCTGAGCATCGCCGCATCTGTCCGGCCCGACGGGAAAATCACCTATCCCCACATCGGGGAAGTGGTGGCTGCGGGCCTCACCCCAACCCAGCTCGGCGAGCGTTTGGCATCCCAACTCAAAACCCTTGTCCGTAAGCCGCAGGTCAGCGTCACCATTGTGGATGGGCAGAACGACAAGGTTTACGTCGTTGGCGGAGGGGTCAAGCCGACATTCTTTGCCTTGGCCACCCACAAGAGCCTGTTGCAGGTGCTCGCCAGCATTGAAGACCTGAGCGTGGCCGACCTGAGTCAGGCTTCCCTCGTCCGTGAGAACGCAGTGGTCATCAAGGGACTGCGCGAGCTCTACGAAGAGGGGGACGTGTCCCGCAACCAGGAGCTGAAGGCCGGCGACGTCATCGTCATTCCGGTGCTGAAGGACCGTTTCGTGTATGTCTCCGGTGCGGTCAACTCGCCGAGGACATTGCCCTACCGGGAAGGGATGACCGTTCTGGACGCCTTGATGGAGGCCGGAGGTTTCACCAAGTTCGCCAGTAAGAACGACACCAAGATTGTCCGTCGTAGCGGCGACAAGGAAGAGATCGTCAAGGTCAAGGGCAAACGCCTGATGGAAGGCGGGGACTCCAGCCAGAACCTGCTGCTTCGGCGCGGCGACATGGTTATCGTGGAGGAAGGGTTTTTCTAG
- a CDS encoding XrtA/PEP-CTERM system-associated ATPase codes for MYESFFNLEHKPFELVPNPSFLYMSQAHRKALNYLTYGIRQQSGFILLTGEVGTGKTTLIRRLINSQLTDVTLSKIFNTKVEAQQLLEMILEDFGVRPSGKDKPSLLRELNDFLISQYAKGRQCVLIIDEAQNLTHELLEEVRLLSNLENDYQKLLRIILVGQPELKQLLAAPELLQLRQRIQVSCHIHPLPATEMEGYITHRLESAGNRNAVSFSSEAYDAISQYTRGVPRLINILCDYLLLDAFARESHEITVDAVHEVAGDLNFDNQYWNPVVDPVDADSGPAETLGQRHSAGRATAKITSLLKNLNGRLKCIEDALPRLESSRQPVMPDQSALHGQLTLFQESLQARLDEMNRNVSHIAGEVDALKERLERHDDVVVPPAEFECQTASAPPETTEVKAEPPAKGWMKRLIFGAL; via the coding sequence GTGTACGAGTCATTCTTCAACTTGGAGCATAAACCCTTCGAGTTGGTGCCGAATCCGTCGTTTCTTTACATGAGCCAGGCACATCGCAAGGCATTGAACTACCTGACGTACGGCATTCGCCAGCAGAGCGGATTCATTCTACTGACCGGCGAGGTGGGCACCGGAAAGACAACGCTCATTCGCAGGCTCATCAACAGCCAGTTGACCGACGTGACCCTCTCCAAGATCTTCAATACGAAGGTCGAGGCCCAGCAGTTGCTGGAAATGATCCTGGAAGACTTCGGAGTGCGCCCCTCGGGCAAGGACAAGCCTTCGCTCCTTCGCGAGTTGAACGATTTTCTCATCTCTCAATATGCCAAGGGCCGCCAGTGCGTGCTTATCATCGATGAGGCCCAGAACCTCACCCATGAACTGCTGGAAGAAGTGCGGCTGCTTTCCAATCTGGAGAACGACTACCAGAAGCTTCTGCGCATAATTCTGGTTGGTCAGCCCGAGCTCAAGCAACTGCTCGCCGCGCCGGAGCTTCTTCAGTTGCGCCAGCGCATCCAGGTCAGCTGCCATATCCATCCGCTCCCGGCCACGGAGATGGAGGGGTACATCACCCACCGCCTCGAATCTGCGGGAAATCGCAACGCCGTGAGCTTTTCCTCCGAGGCGTACGATGCAATCTCCCAGTATACCAGGGGCGTGCCGCGCCTGATAAACATTTTGTGCGATTATCTTCTCCTGGACGCCTTCGCCCGTGAGTCGCACGAGATCACGGTGGACGCCGTGCATGAGGTGGCAGGCGACCTCAACTTCGACAACCAGTACTGGAACCCCGTTGTAGACCCGGTCGATGCGGATTCCGGCCCTGCCGAGACCCTCGGGCAGCGTCACTCCGCCGGACGGGCCACCGCAAAGATCACTTCGCTTCTGAAGAATCTCAACGGCAGGCTCAAATGCATCGAGGACGCGCTGCCCAGGTTGGAGTCCTCCCGTCAGCCAGTTATGCCCGACCAGAGCGCGCTTCACGGCCAGTTGACGCTTTTCCAGGAGAGCCTGCAGGCGCGCCTGGACGAGATGAACCGCAATGTGAGCCATATCGCAGGCGAGGTGGACGCGTTGAAAGAGCGTCTTGAGCGTCACGATGATGTTGTGGTTCCCCCGGCCGAGTTCGAATGCCAGACGGCGTCCGCGCCGCCCGAAACCACTGAGGTAAAGGCCGAACCTCCCGCCAAGGGTTGGATGAAACGTCTGATATTTGGAGCGCTATAG
- a CDS encoding XrtA system polysaccharide deacetylase has protein sequence MKAPDVILNALTVDVEDYFQVQAFADVVSPHQWESFESRVEDNTYRVLDLFAEHGLKATFFVLGWEAKRRPAMVRRIIGEGHELACHGYGHQLIYRIGPDAFRADVRRAKDLLEDISGQPVHGYRAPSYSITAQSLWALDILIEEGFRYDSSIFPIHHDTYGIPDAPSFPHMIRRDSGCIMEFPPSTLEMSAMGFKYKLPVSGGGYLRLFPVELVRRALSRIGRRERQPVVLYFHPWELDPGQPRIRAKLKSRLRHYVNLHKTEGKLRHLFASLPFAPMGTVLERAMTEHLACAR, from the coding sequence ATGAAAGCCCCCGATGTAATTTTGAATGCCCTTACGGTGGACGTGGAAGACTATTTCCAGGTCCAGGCGTTCGCGGATGTCGTCTCCCCTCATCAATGGGAATCATTCGAGTCCAGAGTGGAGGACAACACCTACCGCGTGCTGGACCTGTTCGCGGAACACGGGCTGAAGGCCACGTTCTTCGTGCTGGGCTGGGAAGCGAAGCGCCGCCCGGCCATGGTCAGACGCATCATCGGCGAGGGCCATGAACTGGCCTGCCATGGGTATGGACATCAGCTGATCTACCGCATCGGACCCGACGCGTTTCGCGCTGACGTCCGCAGAGCGAAAGACCTCCTTGAGGATATCTCGGGCCAGCCCGTGCATGGCTACCGGGCTCCCAGCTATTCCATCACCGCCCAGAGCCTCTGGGCCTTGGACATCCTGATCGAAGAAGGCTTTCGCTACGATTCCAGCATCTTTCCCATTCATCACGACACCTATGGCATCCCGGACGCTCCGAGCTTTCCGCACATGATCCGGCGGGACTCGGGCTGCATCATGGAGTTTCCACCCAGCACGCTGGAAATGAGCGCCATGGGCTTCAAGTACAAGCTCCCCGTGTCCGGCGGAGGCTACCTTCGCCTGTTCCCCGTGGAGTTGGTGCGGCGGGCTCTGAGCAGAATCGGGCGGCGTGAGCGCCAGCCAGTGGTGCTGTACTTCCATCCCTGGGAGCTTGATCCAGGCCAGCCCCGCATCCGCGCGAAGCTCAAATCCCGCCTGAGGCACTACGTCAATCTGCACAAGACGGAAGGCAAGCTTCGCCATCTCTTCGCCTCGCTGCCGTTCGCTCCCATGGGCACGGTCCTGGAGCGCGCCATGACGGAGCACCTTGCATGCGCCAGGTAG
- a CDS encoding XrtA system polysaccharide chain length determinant, which produces MSSALNDYDYYLKIILTRKKLFVSVFLLVMTIGVIVAYMLPKQYEAKTTVFLEQNVITDLVKGIAVSPSVDAKLKMLSVALLSRNMVLKVLSELDKDLFLQDERQVEAYLADLTKRIMISYQEKQGVFRITLRDKDPAFASDFVNTLTRKYIDTNTSSKREESFEANKFLAEQIDSFKRRIDAADDAINKYKSEKGLILATDDLYLRGEINNAEKKLEELAIKRSELEAKKRIFVERGPEPGKLAEAEARLSELLGRYTSEHPKVAAAQAEVARLRSGRGDSSSRKTNAAVRDGLQMLQVEIDAYKEMEARQLRIVEDSKALLREIPNVRSTLAELVRKKENEGVVYQQLVSRYGQSEVSKQMELQDKSITFRILDPAVKPLSPVSPNRMLIILGSAGAGLGIGFALIFLLDFFKGGIKSPTALKEFDLPVFAVIPHMPDVAADAKQLRVDRIFLVFATGYLVLMLSFAMADMFRLDEQAQLARKFVSSKISTVLNK; this is translated from the coding sequence ATGTCTAGTGCCTTGAATGATTATGACTATTATTTGAAGATCATTCTCACAAGGAAGAAGCTGTTTGTCTCTGTCTTCTTGCTTGTGATGACTATCGGCGTCATTGTGGCGTATATGCTTCCGAAACAATACGAAGCCAAAACAACAGTGTTCCTTGAACAGAACGTCATAACGGATCTGGTGAAGGGCATTGCCGTTTCACCCTCCGTTGACGCCAAGCTCAAGATGCTGTCCGTCGCGTTGCTCAGCAGAAACATGGTCCTCAAGGTCCTGAGCGAACTGGACAAGGATCTCTTCCTTCAGGATGAGCGCCAGGTTGAAGCCTACCTCGCCGACCTGACCAAGCGGATCATGATTTCTTATCAGGAGAAGCAAGGCGTTTTCAGGATCACCTTGCGCGACAAGGACCCTGCATTCGCCAGCGATTTCGTAAACACCCTGACGCGGAAGTACATCGACACCAATACGTCCTCCAAGCGGGAGGAGTCGTTCGAGGCCAACAAATTCCTGGCCGAACAGATTGACAGCTTCAAACGCCGCATTGACGCGGCGGACGACGCAATCAATAAGTACAAAAGTGAAAAGGGCCTGATCCTGGCCACGGATGATCTCTATCTTCGCGGTGAGATAAACAACGCGGAGAAGAAGCTGGAGGAGCTGGCCATCAAGCGTAGCGAGCTTGAGGCCAAAAAACGCATTTTTGTGGAGCGGGGGCCTGAGCCGGGCAAACTCGCAGAGGCCGAGGCCAGGTTGTCGGAACTGCTTGGCCGCTACACATCCGAACATCCGAAGGTGGCTGCCGCGCAGGCTGAGGTTGCGAGGCTGCGCAGCGGTCGGGGTGACTCTTCGTCGCGCAAGACCAATGCGGCAGTTCGTGACGGCCTCCAGATGCTCCAGGTGGAGATCGACGCGTACAAGGAAATGGAAGCCCGCCAGCTGCGGATCGTGGAAGACAGCAAAGCCCTTCTGCGCGAGATTCCCAACGTGAGATCCACCTTGGCCGAGCTGGTCCGGAAGAAAGAGAACGAGGGAGTTGTCTATCAGCAGCTCGTATCGCGCTATGGGCAGTCGGAAGTTTCCAAGCAGATGGAACTGCAAGACAAGTCCATCACCTTCCGCATCCTTGACCCCGCCGTGAAGCCGTTGTCCCCTGTCAGCCCCAACAGGATGCTGATAATCCTGGGCTCGGCGGGAGCCGGGCTCGGCATCGGGTTCGCGCTCATTTTCCTGCTTGATTTCTTCAAGGGCGGGATCAAATCGCCTACTGCCCTGAAGGAGTTCGACCTGCCCGTGTTCGCCGTGATTCCCCACATGCCGGATGTGGCTGCGGACGCGAAGCAGCTCCGGGTGGATAGGATATTCCTCGTTTTTGCTACAGGGTATCTCGTTTTGATGCTGAGTTTCGCCATGGCGGATATGTTCCGTCTGGACGAACAGGCACAGCTCGCCCGCAAATTCGTCAGCTCCAAAATCAGCACTGTCCTCAATAAATGA